The following coding sequences are from one Nymphalis io chromosome 17, ilAglIoxx1.1, whole genome shotgun sequence window:
- the LOC126775112 gene encoding uncharacterized protein LOC126775112, producing the protein MQNIRQPSKYVRLLFHVQKLVQYSSTLTYTTTIDSIDLFANEIFLKQKSKERPLFKNDCNLRYLMGIEGSKTIDVKNMTVEEIENALRDLQSKNKDKQLIEIIKDCFDKRKLLHDNLLKQLFRHYSLSGKVDVVKLLQNYCRTLHPDLYNRNGEFLHYVAKAQCMKGNSEKGLLVLKQAYTQYKGLRNFYRIIFSELIYDSVQNRSEASNVIFRKYVLDFSDTWNENYPLICFWHICWSSSWFSDQMASENLLESSKVLQDIVKEKATTFSINILRDYNEDAVIRLLQSLLKYKMMVEYANVLQILFSYKLKNRDLRGCTEIIRNCQTLGISLPSNQQGKYIKMLIGMQVQDKPDNNSRRPESKNFKLKF; encoded by the exons atgcaAAACATCAGACAACCAAGTAAATATGTTCGCCTTTTATTCCATGTTCAAAAGCTTGTCCAATATTCATCGACCTTAACTTATACAACTACAATAGATAGTATTGATCTATTTGCTAATGAAatttttctaaaacaaaaatcCAAAGAGAGACCTCTTTTCAAAAACGATTGTAATTTGCGATATTTAATGGGAATAGAAGGTTCAAAGACGATTGATGTTAAGAACATGACTGTTGAAGAAATTGAAAATGCTTTACGAGATCTTCAATCtaagaataaagataaacaactTATAGAAATCATTAAAGATTGTTTTGATAAGCGAAAATTATTACATGACAATTTGCTGAAGCAGCTCTTTAGACATTACAGTTTATCTGGAAAAGTAGATGTAGTGAAATTGCTTCAAAACTACTGTCGTACACTACATCCGGACTTGTATAACAGAAATGGTGAATTCCTTCATTATGTAGCTAAGGCTCAGTGCATGAAAGGAAATTCAGAAAAAGGTCTATTAGTATTAAAGCAAGCTTACACTCAATATAAAGGCCTTAGAAATTTTTATAGGATTATTTTCAGTGAACTTATATATGATTCTGTACAGAATAGATCGGAAGCATCCAATGTGATATTTAGGAAATATGTTTTGGACTTTAGTGATACATGGAATGAAAATTACCCGCTTATATGTTTTTGGCATATTTGTTGGTCAAGCTCATGGTTTTCTGATCAAATGGCATCTGAAAACCTATTAGAGTCAAGTAAGGTGCTACAAGATATTGTAAAAGAGAA AGCTACAACATTCAGTATTAATATACTGCGGGACTACAATGAAGATGCTGTGATAAGATTGTTACAGAGTCTTCTTAAATATAAGATGATGGTTGAATATGCTAATGTCTTACAAATCTTATTCTCGTACAAAT TAAAAAATAGAGATTTACGAGGATGTACCGAAATAATAAGAAACTGTCAAACATTAGGTATATCTCTTCCATCCAATCAGCAaggcaaatatattaaaatgcttATAGGTATGCAGGTCCAGGATAAACCGGATAATAACTCAAGACGACCAGAATCCAAGAACTTTAAGCTgaagttttag